The sequence GCAGTTTTGGCTGTTCTAGGGCGCGACGCCGCGATTTCAACCGGCGCCCTGCCAAGTTCGTAACGTCGGTTGTATCGCCTCAGCCAGGGAGCGCCTCATGATGGAAGACACGGCAGGACGGATCATGGTCCGCGCGGCGATGAAAGCTCCCTATCTCGAACGCGACGAGGAACATCGGCTGGCCTTGCTCTGGAAGCAAGACAACGACCAGAACGCATTGCACAGCATCACTGTCGCCCATATGCGGCTGGTGATTTCCATGGCCTCGAAATTCCGCCATTACGGCCTGCCGCTCGGCGACCTGATCCAGGAAGGCCATGTTGGCCTGCTCGAGGCCGCCGCCCGCTTCGAGCCCGAACGCGAAGTACGGTTTTCGACCTATGCGACGTGGTGGATCCGCGCCTCGATGCAGGACTACATCCTGCGCAACTGGTCGATCGTGCGCGGCGGAACCAGTTCCGCGCAGAAAGCCCTGTTCTTCAACCTGCGCCGCCTGCGCGCCCGGCTGGCGAATGGCGCCGAGCCGCTTTCCAACACGACCCTCTATCGCGAAGTATCGGTGGCGCTTGGCGTCTCCGAGGCTGACGTGGCGATGATGGATTCACGGCTGTCGGCGCCCGACTCCTCGCTCAACATGCCGCTTGCCGACGATGCGGGTGCCACCGAGCGGATGGACTTCCTGGTTTCCGATGATCCCCTGCCTGACGAGATTGTCGGCGACAAGATCGATGTCGCGCGCCGTTCACTCTGGTTGAAAGAAGCCCTTCACGCGCTCAACGCGCGGGAACTCAGGATCATCGAGGAACGCCGGCTGAACGACGAGGGCGCCACGCTCGAGGCACTCGGCGAGACGCTCGGCATTTCCAAGGAACGCGTCCGCCAGATCGAGGCCCGCGCCATGGAAAAGCTCAAGGTGGCGCTGGTGAAACAGAACCCGGAATTTCTGGCGACAGCCGCGTGACTCCCGCGTAACAGCGCTTACTTGTCGGTGACGATCTTGACCTTGTCGCCGGCCGAAACCGCGGCGCCCGGCGACAACGCGTTGAGCACCCGGAACAGGTCGAGCTTGCGGTCGACGCCGACCATCTGCGCGGCGAGCGAGCCCATGGTCTGGCCCGGCTGTACGGTAAGCACGCGGATATGCAGCGGCTTCAGGGCCGCCTTTTCAGCGGCACTCAGGACACGGAACGACCCGCTGACCGAGCGCGCCACCGTCTCCAGTGAGGTGCTGGCCGAGGGTGCAGCGGTCAGCAGCCGGTAGACCTGGCCGCCGGCTCGGATCACCGCGATATCGAACTGCCAGCCTTCGGCGCCGGCATGCGCGGTCGCGGCCTCGTTGCCGTTGATGGTTTCCTGCTTGACCGTGCTGTCGTCGAGACCGGCCACCCAGCCGCTTCTGATATAGTCGGTCAAGGCGCGGTTCTTGTCGATCGAAACGCCGTCGAAGCGAATCGCTATGTCGCCAGGCCCGGTCGCCGTCACCGCCGCCGCCGAATTGTCGATGATGAAACCGTCCGGCACCGTGAACGACACGCCGAGGCCCGGATGCAGGAAGGTCTCGCCGCGCACGTAGCCTTCTTCCGGCGTATCGCCATAGAGCAGGCCGTCTATGCCAGCGAGGAAGGAATCGCGGTCGCGCGTGCCGACGCCGGGCGCGCCGAACTGGCGGGCATGGCGCTGCGCGAGATCAATGCGCTGCGGCGTATTGGGATGGGTCGCCAGGAAGTCGAGGCTGGCGTCGGTGGCGCCGCTGATCGAGCGGAAATCGGTATAGGCCGACATCGACTGCAGGAAGCGGCCGGCGGCATAGGGGTCGTAGCCGGCTTCGCCGATCGACTTGATGCCGATGGCGTCGGCCTCGAGCTCCTGGTTGCGCGAGAACTGCGCCAGCCGGAGCTTGCCGCGGATCAGGGCCGCCTTGGCGGTCGGGCTGTCGCCGAGCACGTCAGAGACCACCTTGGTCGCCAGGCCTTCCTCGGCCTCCAGCTGCTGGCGCTGCAGGCCGTGATTGGCGGTGACGTGGCCCATTTCATGCGCGATGACGGCGGCGAGCTCGGACGAATCATTGGCCAGCGCCAGCAGGCCGCGCGTGATGTAGAGATAGCCGCCCGGCAGCGCGAAGGCGTTGACGTTGGGCGAATTGAGGATGGTGATGCGATAGGTCTGGGTCGGGTTCGCCGACACCACGGTCAAATTGCCGACGACCTTGGCGACCATGCGCTCGAGCTTGGGATCGGAATACTCGCCGCCATAGGTCGCCAGGATGCGCGGATGCTGCGCCTTGGCCAGCTCGGCGAGCTTGTTGTTGGCACCGACATTGTCGACTGTGATCGGCCTGTCGGACGGCTGGAAGCCGGATTCCTGGACCTCCGGCGGCGTGAACATCTGGCAGCTTGCCAAGGCCACGGTAAAGCCGGCCAGCGCTAGAAAGCGCGCCAGCGGGTTCATTCGTAGCTTGTCGACGCCGATCGCCAGAGCGGCTTCCTTTCAGGTCCCGGCGCATGACCAAGAAAATCGGGGGCGATCTTCGGAACCTGTCATGCGCAAAATACAAATTTCTACGGCACCCGTTGCGCGTCCCTTGGGGCGCGCGGCGGATGC comes from Mesorhizobium japonicum MAFF 303099 and encodes:
- a CDS encoding RNA polymerase factor sigma-32 → MMEDTAGRIMVRAAMKAPYLERDEEHRLALLWKQDNDQNALHSITVAHMRLVISMASKFRHYGLPLGDLIQEGHVGLLEAAARFEPEREVRFSTYATWWIRASMQDYILRNWSIVRGGTSSAQKALFFNLRRLRARLANGAEPLSNTTLYREVSVALGVSEADVAMMDSRLSAPDSSLNMPLADDAGATERMDFLVSDDPLPDEIVGDKIDVARRSLWLKEALHALNARELRIIEERRLNDEGATLEALGETLGISKERVRQIEARAMEKLKVALVKQNPEFLATAA
- a CDS encoding M48 family metalloprotease, with the translated sequence MNPLARFLALAGFTVALASCQMFTPPEVQESGFQPSDRPITVDNVGANNKLAELAKAQHPRILATYGGEYSDPKLERMVAKVVGNLTVVSANPTQTYRITILNSPNVNAFALPGGYLYITRGLLALANDSSELAAVIAHEMGHVTANHGLQRQQLEAEEGLATKVVSDVLGDSPTAKAALIRGKLRLAQFSRNQELEADAIGIKSIGEAGYDPYAAGRFLQSMSAYTDFRSISGATDASLDFLATHPNTPQRIDLAQRHARQFGAPGVGTRDRDSFLAGIDGLLYGDTPEEGYVRGETFLHPGLGVSFTVPDGFIIDNSAAAVTATGPGDIAIRFDGVSIDKNRALTDYIRSGWVAGLDDSTVKQETINGNEAATAHAGAEGWQFDIAVIRAGGQVYRLLTAAPSASTSLETVARSVSGSFRVLSAAEKAALKPLHIRVLTVQPGQTMGSLAAQMVGVDRKLDLFRVLNALSPGAAVSAGDKVKIVTDK